From Salvia splendens isolate huo1 chromosome 16, SspV2, whole genome shotgun sequence, a single genomic window includes:
- the LOC121771090 gene encoding calcium-dependent protein kinase 1-like encodes MGNCNTTTATTSDGANAPPNADGGKQPAINVVPADAPPPPRRSLPTGTGRVLGRPMSDVHSVYTFGRELGRGQFGVTHLVMHRATREAFACKSIATRKLVSPDDVADVRREVQIMHHLTGHRNIVELKECFEDRHNVHLVMELCAGGELFDRIIAKGHYSERAAAGLCRQIVTVVHACHSMGVMHRDLKPENFLLLSKDEDSPLKATDFGLSAFFKPGDSFKDLVGSAYYVAPEVLRRNYGAEADIWSAGVILYILLSGVPPFWGENEQGIFDSILRGHLDFVSDPWPSISSSAKDLVKKMLMADPKARLTAIEVLNHPWMREDGDAPDKPLDIAVLTRMKQFRAMNKLKKLALKVIAENLSEEEIMGLKEMFKSMDTDNSGTITFEELKAGLPKLGTKLSESEVRQYMEAADVDGNGTIDYIEFITATMHMNRMEREDLLYKAFEYFDKDKSGYITVEELEQALKQYNMGDAKTIKEILAEVDTDNDGKINYDEFVAMMKKGNPDIVGTRRRK; translated from the exons atgggtAACTGCaacaccaccaccgccaccaccagcGACGGCGCCAACGCCCCGCCCAACGCCGACGGAGGGAAACAACCCGCAATCAACGTGGTCCCCGCCGACGCGCCTCCGCCTCCGCGGCGCTCCCTTCCGACGGGCACAGGGCGCGTGCTCGGCCGCCCGATGTCCGATGTCCACTCCGTCTACACTTTCGGGCGGGAGCTGGGGCGGGGCCAGTTCGGCGTGACGCACCTCGTGATGCACCGCGCCACGCGCGAGGCCTTCGCGTGCAAGTCAATCGCCACGCGCAAGCTCGTCAGCCCCGACGACGTCGCCGACGTCCGGCGCGAGGTGCAGATCATGCACCACCTCACCGGCCACCGCAACATCGTCGAGCTCAAGGAGTGCTTCGAGGATCGGCACAATGTGCATTTGGTCATGGAATTGTGCGCCGGCGGGGAGCTGTTTGATCGGATTATCGCCAAGGGGCATTACTCCGAGCGCGCCGCGGCCGGGCTCTGCCGCCAGATTGTCACCGTGGTGCACGCCTGCCACTCCATGGGGGTTATGCATAGGGATTTGAAGCCGGAGAATTTTTTGCTGTTGAGCAAGGATGAGGATTCGCCGCTCAAGGCGACTGATTTCGGATTATCTGCGTTTTTCAAGCCAG GAGATTCGTTCAAAGATCTAGTCGGTAGTGCATACTATGTGGCTCCTGAAGTACTGCGTCGAAACTACGGTGCTGAAGCTGATATTTGGAGTGCTGGAGTGATACTGTATATCTTACTCAGTGGTGTTCCACCATTCTGGGGAG aGAATGAGCAGGGAATATTTGATTCTATTTTGCGTGGGCACCTTGACTTTGTTTCGGATCCATGGCCATCAATATCGAGTAGTGCGAAAGACCTTGTGAAGAAGATGCTTATGGCTGACCCTAAAGCCCGGCTAACTGCAATTGAAGTCTTAA ATCATCCGTGGATGAGAGAAGATGGGGATGCACCTGATAAGCCTCTGGATATTGCTGTTTTGACTAGAATGAAGCAGTTCCGTGCAATGAACAAACTCAAGAAGTTAGCTCTTAAG GTGATTGCAGAAAATCTTTCTGAAGAAGAAATCATGGGCTTGAAGGAAATGTTCAAATCCATGGATACAGACAACAGTGGAACAATTACATTTGAAGAACTCAAAGCTGGTCTACCTAAGCTGGGCACGAAGCTTTCCGAGTCTGAAGTGAGGCAGTATATGGAAGCG GCTGATGTTGATGGAAATGGGACAATTGATTACATTGAGTTTATAACAGCTACTATGCACATGAACCGAATGGAGAGAGAAGACCTTCTGTACAAAGCCTTTGAATATTTTGACAAGGATAAGAGCGG GTACATAACCGTGGAAGAATTGGAGCAAGCCTTGAAGCAATACAACATGGGTGATGCTAAAACAATAAAGGAAATCCTTGCAGAAGTAGACACTGATAAT GATGGGAAAATCAACTATGATGAGTTTGTggcaatgatgaagaaaggcaaCCCAGACATTGTAGGAACGAGAAGGAGAAAATAG